The Montipora foliosa isolate CH-2021 chromosome 1, ASM3666993v2, whole genome shotgun sequence DNA segment CAATCTTTGGCCCGGTGGAGTGGTACCTTACGTTCTAGATTCTACTATAGGTACatctattgttattttttttgtaagtcGTAAATTCTTTTTCAAAGTGCTTTGTCGaacaccctgccagcagagcctttcaactcgacgagaaagaaaggactcagAAATCGTGTAAAGTCTTAATTGAGTATGCccaagccgttgcttggagacaaatcaaacccaggccaagtctcgatcgccCTCCTAGACGCCAGATTAATTTTCGaactgaaggctcgatttttaCCTTCGCCtagtcaaaaatatgatgcgcgcgctgcctaaaccggtttgaccgtaGTGACTATCCCAGACACTTGGGCTGTGGTGaattttagagaggctctgctcacAGGGTGTTCGTTGAAATACCCAATCTACAATGGTAGTAACATATACAAACTACATTATCATCTGTACGATCTCATAGTACTGTACGTTTTTTGGTCTGTATTCCAGTGAATTTTGCGGGTTTGTGTACATGGAgtgtttgtttgccttttttatcCACGCGAATTAGTATCATCAGTTGATTTATCACATTTTTGACAGTGAACCGCACAAGACACGTGGAAGTGTTGCGCAAGGCGATGGAAATCTGGCAAAACATTTCCTGCGTCAAGTTCATAGAGAGGACAACTCAGACACGATTTGCACGTGTCGTTTATGGTTCCAGAGGGTGAGTTGTATCGCATCGTTAAGTAGGAGTTCATCAGCCTCGTTCTCAGCCTCGTTCTGGGCTGAGCCAAGGTAGAGGTCCTGGGAACAAGGGTGGGAGTACATAGCACATGAAAAAGCGACGTCATTAGGAGAACGAGATCCGTAGCGGGGCTTTTATACATCCAATTATTAAGTACTATTAATGCCTGACAAACCAGGGATTACCTTAGAGTGGGCCGCCCCTTTAATTTATTTGATAAGCCCTCTGGTTCAATAGAACCACTGGCTGTCATTAAATAGGTGGCACTTTTGTCTAAGTTATTGTGAGATCTGCAGGATCATTTTGTTTGAACTAAGGTCAGTACTAGTTGTAAGGTTTAAAAGTGTGACCTTAAATCACATCACTTTCATTCTTGTGGACAATCCAATCAGATGCCGAAGATGGCTGTTTCTTGGAGACTGAGTGCATTGCGTGACACCCGAAGGAATACGAATGTATATTGAAAGTGAATCTTGATAGTAAATGCACTCAGCCTTGGATAAACTCGCACATCAACTAACTTGGATCGCTCTGGGAATCGAACCGTGAGGGGTTTAAACGTCCTATCCACTAACGTTATTGGTTTTCCTACTGATCTAATTGGCTCTTCATTTCGTTTTAGTTGTAATTCCAATATAGGTGCATTATGGACCAGGCCCTCAGAAGTATCTCTTGGATTTAATTGTGATCATGTTTCCGTAGCAACACACGAGCTTGGTCACTTACTGGGGTTTGGGCACGAGCAGAGCAGGCCTGATAGAGATGAATACATCGACATATTGTGGGAAAACGTCAGTCCAGGTATtttagagtgagtttcaatgagtgtcgtaaaaccaaaatcaaagtaattactttagccaatcaaaaaggacggagacaatccagcaaaccaatcaaaacttgaagtaattacgcgtagccgacacaaagcgcgggaaaatgtgcacgcgcgagccaagattggttttggtttcacttgtgatagGTTCACAAAGAGGCGCGAGAacgttgaaccaatcactgagtgaagtaatgcaaaaccaaggcaattcactaattactttcgacacccaattaaaaaccgctctatatgTTGTAAATAAACTGTGATTTATGCATTTAGTACCCAGAGTTATCATGGACGCATTGTGTCTTCCAGCTCTTGTTGCTGAGGCTTTTTGGTATCAGGAACATTCCTACAGGGGTGgaattcccagtgttgtggctgtctCTCTCTGACTTGTGTGGACTAGCTCTGATGGTTCAAATTTCTTAGCAAAGGTTGGGTCACTACAGGCCATCCTTCACCTTCACCTTCACCCGTCCCCTGGCGCCAAGATTGCGCATAGGGCCTCAGGCCATCCTATACACAACGAAAAAACATCAAGGAAACTTGCTCATAAGAATATCAAATACGTACAAAGGATCTGGTGCACTAGATGACCTCTCTAGGTGTAACCATAGATTGAGATAAAGGGGTAGGTGTGAAGGAAAACTCGAACACAGCTCATGAGGCCTACGCCAGTGTACTATAAGCGACGTCTTAAAGACCACCCAAGATGTTGCCGGACCGGAAGTTTAGAAATTATTCCATTTATTCCATTTTTATTTCATGAAGAAAAACATCTTATCGGCGATATTTCCATTTTCCGCTTagggaggctcgaaagggtttcaacacttacttggcaacgggaaagcccagcaaaaacaccctatattttggatttagttgctcatatctcacaaacgaactcggtgaccccccttttgaattgctgaaaagtgataagaaggccacgatgaaagtttaaaaaaaattctgtccagAGGATTCACAGCTACCTTAAAAAATCAcgaaattaaggtggctctgaatccacttgacagaattttttaaaacgttGCAGAAAGAAatcatgcccttctgattaccGAGTTCggttttgagatataagcaactaaagacaaaataaagggtgtttttacagggcttgcccgttgccacggtgttATATTACGTcgcaataatgactgtatcttgttcagcaataattcgtgtttcatttggcaATATcgccaatacatgatacaacgttgtgatgccgatccttctaataagagcgtcacttcaggaagcgttgaaactggttcgagcctccttaaacagTATTAAGTTGTGTCTGTTTGTTTAACAGCTCACCATAGGATCTTCAGAAAGCAAAGTTTTTGGCTCTTTCACAGTTTTGGTACCCCGTATGACTACAGCTCCATAATGCACTACGGTTCTCACTATTTCTCCAAGAACGGAAAACCAACCATGGTATCACGTGATCCTAAGGTTAAATGGTTTGGAAACCGTTTTCCAAGCAGGCTGGACATAAAACAGGTTTGATTTGCATTCGTAGATTTCAATCGGTTAAGTTTATTACCTGTTATGTAAGTAACAGCTAactattttgtaattttaagtTAATTATTTGAAGAACTTGAAGTCGATGTACTTGTTCAAGACGCAAACTAAACAATGTCtgtctgttatttttttttccgggaAGGAGAGGAGGAGAGAAAGACAGTAGTTATGTGGACAGATTAAGATTTGTTAGTGAAGAAGGATTGGATGCCGCGTCGTGCATTTTTGCCATTTCAGTTCGACAAACTGTTTACTGGGTTTAATGCAGCTTAACTTAGGTCCTCGAGGTCTAAATTGCTTGTTGCGGCTCTAACTGAGGAAATAGAATTAATCTTTTTGCCTTTTAATTTTCAGGTGAACCTTATGTACTCCTGCACAGGTATCATATAAGATTCAAATTCATTACATGTATGTTCGTACTACTAATGAAACGTCAAGTTACACGTTTTTGTGGCGTCAAGAACAACCTTGGAATAACGTAAACTCTTTCTCCAGTGATGTCTAAAAGGATTGGCTAATTCAGAACTAATTTAaagctaatttttttctttacagaATTTCCAATTTTCCCAGATCACTTTTCTATCCTTTCTACCTCACCTCCATTTTACAACTGTATCAAAATAGACCAACCACGTGACCTACAGTGGGAAACCAAATTCCTGTGTTACAAGCCAGCCTTAAAGACGCTCACTATCATTTGGTCAAATGATGGACCAATCACAGGCCAGGATTGTATCAATACTGCCATGCCCTACGAACGTGGTGCTAGGTTTTGGGCAAACAGTTTTCTTTGCCTTCCTCGACAAAGTGTTTTGAGGCTGACGTGGTCAATTTCTCAGCCATTAAATGGACAGAAATGTTTGGTAATAAGAGAAGGAAAGTTGACAAGAAGACGTTACTTCCTCTGCGGGAAGATGAAGTACAAAAAGATAGGTAAAACCCGATATCTCATTTGTAGTGAAAGTCTGATTGATTTATTTGCCTACGAGAACAGATTTAAACTAGCCCCGTTTGTCCCTTTAGTAAGTGCACCTACTTATTAACTGCCTACCAGTTCTAAAAAGTGTATGGAtgtatgtatgggttattgaccaagcgtgaggtcaagatgactggatattagccaagttctttttttgcgtgtttatggaccgagacgaagtcgaggtccataaacacgcaaaaaaagaatgaggccaatatccagtcatcttgaccgaacaatcttggtcaataaaggatttattatatgacttaaaacaccaaaaaatgatctttgatcttgcgggaccaagcgagaaatcccgagcgggcagtatcgctccatcttgcccgctcgggtagccaatcagagcgcgcgatttggttcatcttgcccgctcacggagctagtcatataataaagaaaattattaCATAGGCAAACTGACCAGTATGAGATGATTAAGGATAATTCAGataattctgattggttctctgaGCGGTCCGAATTTTGCAATCCGGACCGCTAAGATGGACCGGTCACGAAGCAGCGTATTTAGTCTAGATAGGTTTCCaaactgttcccattttctGTTTCCATAGAAAGCAAACTActagaaatgttttttattttgtcatgtcGGAGTTCCAGTAcgaattttactttccagaacctttaacagaagcaggcgTAGAGGCAAGTACCGAAAAAGAAtcggaaaaagaaagaaaacactgaCTAGGCCGACGAGTACCGCAAATATAATAAAAACCTTATTGAAGAAGTTTGTTCGTTCCGTAACGGGAAATTATTGGTCTCGTTCCTCTTTTGCAAGTTTATTATGATCCTGAATAACAGGCAAAAAAAGGAACTCGACCATTATTTTCCCAGTACGGGCCTCAAGCTGGTTCAATGGTCTATCCATCCGAATTTGTCCCCATTgcgatgaaaattatttgaaatcgaTTATTAATTTTGTGTCCTGAGTCGTGGGTATTTCAAGACCAACGCCATGGACTCTTGCGACGCCCTAATTGGTCAGTTCGTTTGAGAGAGGATCGCGCGGTCatgtaaacaaaagagaaactgaATAACCTTGAAAGGTGAGCCCTTTCAAATGATTATCTTAGGAGGAAAGGTAAGTAAGAAAATACAATTGCAGAGGGAGACCAAGAAGCCAACGCGAACAAGATATTCGGCAGGATTGAATAACAAGAGCTGGACCGCGTTAGATCGAGATTATTTTCAAAGAATTAGGgatcttaaggtgattccctggaaatagaacttgtcacagatttccgatgaaacttcaCAAGCTGTTGTaacatgtcaaggagatgataaaaatgtaataaaaaaggagagggggggggggggggtcacaacGCTGACGAATCCCTCGAATGTCCCCTTTGACACTTTCCGCGCATCCCCAATGTTGAACATATTTAGCTCGATTTTGTTAATGTAATCCTTGATATATCGCAACGCTTGTTGTCATTCTATGGTTAATTCACGTACGCACCTGAATGCCTTTGTGAGACTTAAGACCCGTTTCAAAcatcgaactttacatgtgccgaatctaatgcaaattagcgaaaacaatagattttcctcatttgcattaggtttggcacatgtaaagttcgacgtttgaaacagGCCTCAGATTTAACTTTAGTGTGGGCTGTTCGACTCGTAATGGCTCCTTACGTTCAATTTTACGAAATTTCCAAAAAGCTGGCCATGCATCTTTGCTGATTTGCTTATTACTCCATGAAAACACCGGTCTaagcaaaaatatgaaattaaaAATGGAGTCATTTGcactcgttcaggagaaaatagccactCCTTGACGAattaagcttggcgtcaatgaaaatcGCCTGCCAATGACGAAAGAAATTATGCGCGGtggggttgcgcaatgcaaaaccagggaatcccCCTTAGcaagaacgacgacgacgaggagggctacgagaacgccacctGAGAATAGGTTTAATAGCAAAAACgataccaggtgatctggtgacgtaactcggaggaccggggagaaaaattttaaagccatatcccacaaccgcgcgcggccttactttcgaattcaacatggcagaagcgaggttagatctcgtcgggtctacttgaatgttcattcagtaacaggaaatgtggtagaaacggaatgatctgttgagttttggcgatggaaatactgcagggagtttggaaacaacactgAAGGCCGCGCgcagttgtgggatacggcgttaaattttttcttcccagtcatccaaattacgtcaccagatcacccgGTAGTTCTGCACGCCGTGCACGTAccttttacattttgatacgtttctttgccgttctcgtcttgacaacgaagtgaaatgatcaaattcgAGGTCATGTGGAAGActagagcacctgacgatgaattcccaattttctctccaaatatcaacaccgttctcaccaattttattcttggaatgtggactcTCAATCTCCATGCCGAACGACTTGGAGTAAAGGCAAAAATTATTACAGCAACGGGAAATAATacttttagacaacgttctcgaaGCCGTCGTTGTGGTAGTCCTTGCTTAAGATCCCTACTGTCAAATATGCGACGTCCAGGCCCGGGTGGGTTCTCCAagcatggttagtgctaaccagcgttaaataccatggaaacctataggtttggATACCTCTTAagtaaccaacggttagcgctaaccaagcTTCGAGCAACTGGCCCCAGTAGGATAAGCAGTTGAAATTATTGAGTTTCGATTCTCAGTGAATGGAGCCAATAAAAGTCTCAACAATTCAAGTGTTGTTAAGTCATGCAAAGGAAACTTATGTGCAGCTTAAACTACGCCAAAAACAGGTTGAAACGAGACTTCAACCTTgtccccagggtcttctcggctttcagccgtgttgaaagccgagaagaccctggggacgaggttgataagcctttttttctgcatttgtaTGGAAAATCTCTTTTAATTGCCGATACAGATGGTAACTGGTCAAAGTGGTCGCCATGGAGTGCATGTAGCCATAGGTGTGGAGGTGGATTCCAAATCAGACAACGCCTTTGTGACTCGCCAGCTCCCAAATATGGCGGAGCCACATGCAGAGGGAGTCAATATGAAACCATCGCTTGTAACAGTCATCTCTGTCCAGGTAAAGTTAATGGAACACCACGGGCcaaaattattgtttctttGGTGGAAACTGTTTAATTTGTCATGACATGCGACGTGGCAGCACTTTCGCAGAGTTTGCTCCTTATTTTGGGCCTGCATATATTAGCTggattcaaaaaaaaaaaaaaaaaaaaaaaacaagcgaCAGGAATATTTCAAATAGTACGCATTGAATGCAATGTTATTTGTACTTGTTCCAAGTGGTggctgagaaaaaaattaaggcaagtttttttttttacttgcagATTTTCCTTCATGGCCGAAcgatttcaagtttttattCGTAGGATTTACTCCCCGACGAAAAAAGTGTATTTCTATATATGAACGGCACCAATACTCTGCTTGGGCACGGGCCAAACTCTGTTGGCCAAATAAGAAGAAATTTATTGACCTTCGATGGTCTGATAACAGAAAATTAACGGGAATGCGCTGCACGAGGATTACAGAAAGAAGTGGTCGTCAAAGTTATTGGTGGAGGGACAATTACCTCTGCGTCAAGAATGCTCCTTACAAGTGAGTATGTGTTGACGTTAAGTGCTGCGGTTGCAGGGGGACTGGGGTTGAGGAGCCGGCCAGAAATTACATTTCAAGAATCTTGTTTTCTGGTTTAAAGGAAGAAATCACCTTTTCGATTGTTTGGTGACGTGTTGGTTggatgtttatttatttaacaaacGTAGAAACAACCTTTCATAACAAAAcatcaaaagaggaaaaaggtCGGAGACGAGCACCGAAATGGGTCTGCCGGAAAACACCAAGGAGTTAACTTTCTTCCTCACTGAATGAAAAAGGAGTTGCATTTTCGGCCTCAGGTTTTATCAAACTAACATAGTTTCTAACTTTGTTTTAAAAGTGCATAAATGTGTGTTGTGTCTATTTTATTTTCAGCTTTAGGTGGTCCACAAACGGACCAATCAAAGGTTTAAAGTGTCTTAGATGGTACAACCCTTCTTTCTTTCATCAAAACCTTTGGCAGAACAATTATCTCTGTGCAGAGGAGTATCCGAAACCAAGGCGCTGTAAGTTCATGCATCGTCTGGAGTATtctaaggacgctttccatttgacagaactgagcGGCCAGAACGCGCAGGTAGAAGAATTAattctacaacgccttcaaattaacacacttcgaggatgatacgTGTATATACTCCTctagaagaatgcgagggattatcatgcaagtgttccttcaaattgttgcattttctttgcaaactgacggtctgaccggccagttctgacaaaaggaaagcgccttAAGAGTCTTCATAGGTGttcaaaactttgttaggtttaCAGCGACAGGTATTTTTTCTGAGCATTATTGCCGGAAGCAATTTCATTGTGCAAGATTAGGGTTCAAGTTCCTTCTCTCTTCACTAGATCACCTTcttttacagttgttcacggCAGAGATCGCCTTTTAATTCCTTGGTTACAGATGATACGGCCAATGGAGCTAGATAAAAGTTCACCTATCGCAGAATCATATTATCTGTAAtacagaaaatggcgccgaaGAAAGCGCTCGCCCGCAATGGCTCATGGTTGAGCGTGGTACTTTAAAAtgcacgaaaagtgcttgattggattagcagccgcgcctccaaaatgttatattccccgggtagcgcggtgaatataacactaaattcttatattcaccgctgaaaattatagcgtagcgcggtgaatataacactaaattcttatattcaccgctgaaaattatagcggagctccgcgcgcgccgaaggcgcgcgcgcgcggagcaccatagctaagaaaatatggtaacccatcgatgtgagaaaatttggttttataggcatgacgtcatcaacgtccgtacgtacaacgtacgtacaacgtacgtacaacgtacgtccgtacgtccgtccgccccttcatgtatgccaatgtgaccagtacacgtaaacatatcacgggctaattaaagtttagagctcatccaggaggcaatactacatttgacactaactagtttacagcatacatctttgatattggacatcaatgttatggtcaattgacacctgtcaaaacaaggtatccgctgaccagtatcacgtgactatatagcgggctcaagttagaccttatcgaggtcagctg contains these protein-coding regions:
- the LOC138006583 gene encoding uncharacterized protein — protein: MLFSAQFSGSEIDLGNVDTQQVFLGFPDNRLVVSCGYSHRKPSTHWTQSKLNSALTIEPNNATQWYKSILVSILKRFYSLLEGLCEVSLNLRNAADMQSKSKLPFSLHCLFGFFLMARATASENNKDYAVMDKIMRINNKTDPSSEDVNIIEMDIRLPPAESAANSDEFSNSLRRKFNLWPGGVVPYVLDSTIVNRTRHVEVLRKAMEIWQNISCVKFIERTTQTRFARVVYGSRGCNSNIGALWTRPSEVSLGFNCDHVSVATHELGHLLGFGHEQSRPDRDEYIDILWENVSPAHHRIFRKQSFWLFHSFGTPYDYSSIMHYGSHYFSKNGKPTMVSRDPKVKWFGNRFPSRLDIKQVNLMYSCTEFPIFPDHFSILSTSPPFYNCIKIDQPRDLQWETKFLCYKPALKTLTIIWSNDGPITGQDCINTAMPYERGARFWANSFLCLPRQSVLRLTWSISQPLNGQKCLVIREGKLTRRRYFLCGKMKYKKIDGNWSKWSPWSACSHRCGGGFQIRQRLCDSPAPKYGGATCRGSQYETIACNSHLCPDFPSWPNDFKFLFVGFTPRRKKCISIYERHQYSAWARAKLCWPNKKKFIDLRWSDNRKLTGMRCTRITERSGRQSYWWRDNYLCVKNAPYNFRWSTNGPIKGLKCLRWYNPSFFHQNLWQNNYLCAEEYPKPRRSIGTGCYPGWNSFVVNRIPYCYLPVSNQQLTWEEAQEHCQGEKSNLVSITNKEEENFIKTIATNNVWIGLHKKHNWEWIDRTPLAYLNWSRGEPNNGGTSNVPEKCAMLGSFRGKWNDFPCSTKFNFICKMSGAQ